In one Antennarius striatus isolate MH-2024 chromosome 15, ASM4005453v1, whole genome shotgun sequence genomic region, the following are encoded:
- the st8sia3 gene encoding alpha-N-acetylneuraminate alpha-2,8-sialyltransferase ST8SIA3: MVRIASALGLIMFSVALLILSLISYASIKKDFLLSTPRYGSSGGPRMSMFHAGFREKPPQKPDLSSQMALKHLDQAFNPLTNEDLQNTSKWSYNSTAFTQFKKEISRYIDIPHNFTLTRDSVRIGQLMHYDYSSHKYVFSIGENFQSLLPEKSQILNKHYNVCAVIGNSGILTGSRCGAQIEKFDFVFRCNFAPTEIFKKDVGRRTNMTTFNPSILEKYYNNLLTVQDRNNFFLSLKKLDGVILWIPAFFFHTSATVTRTLVDFFVEHRHQLKVQLAWPGNIMQYINNYWKTKQLSPKRLSTGILMYTLASSMCDQIHLYGFWPFGWDPNTGKELPYHYYDKKGTKFTTKWQESHQLPAEFKLLYKMHLEGLLKLSLSHCA; the protein is encoded by the exons ATGGTGCGGATAGCCAGCGCGCTGGGGCTCATCATGTTCAGCGTCGCGCTGCTCATCCTGTCGCTCATCAGCTACGCGTCCATCAAGAAGGACTTCCTACTCAGCACCCCTAGATACGGGTCCAGTGGGGGACCCAGGATGTCCATGTTCCACGCTGGGTTTCG CGAGAAGCCGCCTCAAAAACCAGACCTGAG CTCCCAGATGGCGTTGAAGCATCTGGATCAAGCTTTCAATCCTCTGACCAATGAGGACCTGCAGAATACCTCTAAATGGAGCTACAACAGCACTGCTTTCACACAGTTCAA aaaggAGATCTCTCGGTACATCGACATCCCCCACAACTTCACCCTTACACGAGACTCAGTCCGAATCGGACAACTGATGCATTATGACTATTCCAGCCACAAGTATGTCTTCTCCATTGGTGAGAACTTCCAGTCTCTCCTCCCTGAGAAATCGCAGATCCTCAACAAACACTACAATGTTTGTGCAGTGATAGGCAACAGTGGCATCCTGACTGGCTCACGTTGCGGTGCTCAGATTGAGAAGTTTGACTTTGTCTTCCGCTGCAACTTTGCTCCAACTGAGATCTTTAAGAAAGATGTTGGACGACGGACCAACATGACAACCTTTAACCCCAGTATCCTGgagaaatactacaacaatttGTTGACTGTGCAGGATAGGAATAACTTTTTCCTGAGCTTGAAGAAGTTGGACGGGGTCATCCTGTGGATACCGGCATTTTTCTTCCACACATCGGCCACAGTGACAAGGACGCTGGTAGATTTCTTTGTGGAACATCGACATCAGCTGAAGGTGCAACTGGCCTGGCCTGGAAACATCATGCAGTACATCAACAA CTACTGGAAAACCAAGCAGCTGTCGCCAAAGCGCCTGAGCACTGGCATCCTGATGTACACATTGGCTTCATCCATGTGTGACCAGATACATCTGTACGGCTTCTGGCCTTTTGGCTGGGACCCAAACACGGGTAAGGAGCTACCATACCACTACTACGACAAGAAGGGCACGAAGTTCACCACCAAATGGCAGGAGTCTCATCAGTTACCTGCCGAGTTCAAACTCCTCTATAAGATGCATTTGGAGGGGCTGCTGAAGCTGTCCCTCTCCCACTGTGCATAG
- the onecut2 gene encoding one cut domain family member 2 isoform X2, whose product MKTAYTNAYRCLAKDLDAYAMNTDMTMDGIGSLHGGVSVSSVVPDVELIGGHSPHHGRGGSSGGHTGAAAAAAAAASTLRIHQDLAAAAASSRSAMVTGMATILDGSGEYRPELSLPLHHAMSVPCDTSSPGMGMSGTYTTLTPLQPLPPISTVSEKFHHHHHHHHHQRLSGNVSGSFTLMRDERGLPGMNNLYSPYHKDHMSGMGQSLSPVLGNGLGSIHNTQQGLHNYGTTAHGGHDKMLNFDAHHTASMLARGEHHQHRGLGGPAAGMMPHLNGMHHPGHPAASSAGHHPHSNPHLQSPSLGPVLASTRERPPSSSGTQGVNSSGQLEEINTKEVAQRITAELKRYSIPQAIFAQRVLCRSQGTLSDLLRNPKPWSKLKSGRETFRRMWKWLQEPEFQRMSALRLAGVLKDGLP is encoded by the coding sequence ATGAAGACTGCCTACACTAACGCCTATAGATGCCTGGCCAAGGATCTGGACGCTTACGCCATGAACACGGACATGACAATGGACGGCATTGGCAGCCTGCATGGCGGGGTATCTGTGAGCTCCGTGGTCCCTGACGTGGAGCTGATCGGCGGCCACAGCCCGCACCACGGCCGCGGGGGCTCATCGGGGGGACACAcaggggcggcggcggcggcagcggcggcggcgtccaCCCTGCGGATACACCAGGACCTGGCCGCCGCTGCCGCGTCATCCCGCTCGGCTATGGTGACCGGCATGGCCACGATCCTGGACGGCAGTGGGGAGTACCGTCCGGAGCTGTCCCTGCCGCTGCACCACGCCATGAGCGTCCCCTGCGACACGTCCTCTCCCGGGATGGGGATGAGCGGCACCTACACCACCTTGACCCCGCTGCAGCCGCTGCCCCCCATCTCCACCGTGTCAGAGAAGttccaccaccatcatcaccatcaccaccaccagcgGCTCTCCGGGAACGTGAGCGGGAGCTTCACCCTGATGCGGGACGAGCGGGGGCTGCCGGGCATGAACAACTTATACAGCCCCTACCACAAAGACCACATGTCCGGGATGGGTCAGAGTCTGTCCCCGGTGCTGGGCAACGGCCTGGGTTCCATACACAACACCCAGCAGGGTCTCCACAATTACGGCACCACGGCGCACGGAGGCCACGATAAAATGCTCAACTTCGACGCACACCACACCGCCTCCATGCTGGCCCGGGGAGAGCACCACCAGCACCGGGGCCTCGGTGGCCCGGCGGCCGGGATGATGCCGCACCTGAACGGGATGCACCACCCCGGGCATCCGGCTGCGTCCTCGGCGGGTCACCACCCCCACTCCAACCCCCATCTCCAGTCTCCATCCCTCGGGCCCGTGTTGGCTTCCACAAGGGAAAGACCGCCCTCCTCCTCGGGGACGCAGGGGGTGAACAGCTCGGggcagctggaggagatcaACACCAAGGAGGTCGCTCAGAGGATCACGGCGGAGCTGAAGAGGTACAGCATCCCCCAGGCCATCTTCGCCCAGAGGGTTCTGTGCCGCTCCCAGGGGACCCTGTCGGACCTCCTGAGGAACCCCAAACCCTGGAGTAAACTAAAGTCAGGCCGGGAGACCTTCAGGAGGATGTGGAAGTGGCTGCAGGAGCCCGAGTTCCAGAGGATGTCGGCCCTCAGACTGGCAG